The genomic interval CTGTGTTGTTCTAATCTTGAGCCTTTGTCTTACTTCCTCGAATAAGTTAACTCTTGTCTGCCTTATGAACTCCATGGTACTTTCTACTGCATCTGGCCGCGAAGGCATAAATGTGGTCTGTTCAAGCAGATGCCTTCTGGACGGGTGTGGAGAATAAGGAGCATTAATCATACTGCTCCTTGCTATATTACCTGCTGTTCCCCAGAGTATTTGTGAAAGAAAATGGTGCGCTGTTCTTTTTTCCCTGTCCCAGGACTCCTCGTTTTCTTTATGAGCTTGTTCAAGACTTTTTGTAGAGCATAGATCGTTAGCCACAAATTTTCTTATATCAAGGAATCTATCATCTTTTGTATTGAATTTTTGTATAGATAATATATTTTTATCTTCTAACCTTAACAGAGGGAGATATGTATTTTCCCACGCATAAGCAAATTGTTCATCTACTACTAGAATGTCTCTTGTCACGATATCCGCCAAAAAATTCAGTAAGCATTCAATTTGAATAGCGGCAGCTGGAATTGATTCATATGAATGACTGCCGGAATCTCTGGAAAGTCCATGTCTCATAGCATGCGAAACATCCTGAAGAAGCCAATTATCTAAGAGTAATTGACATGTCATAATTAATCTCCCATCAACAAAATACTGTAATCACCGAACCGGTTTCCTAATGTAATTGTTTCCTCTGAACCACTTATAATCAAAATATTAGAGATTACTGCCAATTCCGACTTGACTTAATGATTCTGAAATCTCATTTTGCACTTTTCATCAAAGAATTTTCATAAAATTCAGTTGCCTATATTGAGCAACCTCATAATATTTCCGCCTAACACCATACTAGCAACCTCATCATTTGGACTTACCATTTCAACCATTTGTCTCGTAAGCAATGGATTACCGTAAGGAGCATCCGAACTGAAAAGAGTTCGTTCAGGAAGCTCTCTTATCGCCAATTTAGGGGCTATAGTAGTAAAGGAAGCAGATAAATCAAGATATATATTTTTTTGTTCCTTGGCAAACTTAATTGTGTCAAGCCAGTTTACTCCTCCCATATGCCCTAATATTACCGGGATATCCGGGAATTTAGCTGTGAGGTCAGCAATATCTTTTATATCTGCCAAGGTTAACGGATGAAAGGTGTGTATCCAAACTGGAATTTTGCTTAGCTCCATTAATGCTTTAAAGACTGTTTCAAGTAATTTTACTGTACCGGTCCCTAACGAAAACTCACCAATACCTAAAAACCCATTGGAAATAATATTTTTTTCAATCCAGGCGCAGGTTTCTTCAAATGTCAATAGTAGGGGTACTAGCCCAAACCCAAGAAACTTAT from Clostridia bacterium carries:
- a CDS encoding amidohydrolase family protein, which codes for MIIDSHAHVVLPIENQLFMMEKAGVDRTILFSTTPHPEKANDLASFEDEIRVLFNILSGKCTLEERIRNIYSSTYELRNTIKKYPDKFLGFGLVPLLLTFEETCAWIEKNIISNGFLGIGEFSLGTGTVKLLETVFKALMELSKIPVWIHTFHPLTLADIKDIADLTAKFPDIPVILGHMGGVNWLDTIKFAKEQKNIYLDLSASFTTIAPKLAIRELPERTLFSSDAPYGNPLLTRQMVEMVSPNDEVASMVLGGNIMRLLNIGN